From the Euphorbia lathyris chromosome 6, ddEupLath1.1, whole genome shotgun sequence genome, one window contains:
- the LOC136234016 gene encoding transcription termination factor MTERF5, chloroplastic isoform X3: MSAFPAIRYSNLYYLDGRLLSSPRTQLSVTRRLSFCQAKSDGSFSSRLMPASLLAAEKEEAKAVLTLFLKKRGLSNAVAARTIKSSDELIDHLVSRLHSIHKSRYLVGRELSTLEIRDALIPYLESLLEDQGSILLDLVENFPNQPDKEKSIAPVSPPDLTVNAKKLKALSRVSETGPDGLLPPHILYLIDLGMNLDQIKGITSRFPAFAYYSLEGKIKPIVEFLLDLGIAKTDLPTILVKRPQLCGISLSENLIPTMAFLEDLGVDKRRWAKVIYRFPALLTYSRQKVEATVAFLYEMGLSAESIGKILTRCPNIISYSVEDKLRPTSEYFQSLGVDVALLLHRCPQTFGLSIEANLKPVTEFFMKRGYSVAEIGTMITRYGALYTFSLAENLLPKWEFFLTMDYSNEELVKFPQYFGYSLEERIKPRYALVKESGVRLLLNQILSLSYDNFDKTLRKKIKKMHSDKAIIDTSSSKD, encoded by the exons ATGAGTGCATTTCCTGCAATCCGTTATTCAAACCTCTATTATCTTGATGGACGACTCCTTTCGTCTCCAAG GACTCAGCTCTCGGTCACTAGGAGACTCTCCTTTTGCCAAGCAAAGTCTG ATGGATCGTTCAGCTCAAGGTTGATGCCTGCATCCCTGTTGGCggcagaaaaagaagaagccaAGGCTGTCTTAACGTTGTTCCTGAAGAAACGAGGTTTGAGCAATGCAGTTGCTGCAAGAACTATCAAGTCGTCAGACGAGCTCATTGACCACCTTGTCTCAAGGCTTCATTCTATTCATAAATCTCGATATCTAGTAG GGAGAGAGCTCTCAACTCTAGAAATCAGGGATGCTCTTATTCCATACCTTGAATCTCTGCTTGAAGACCAAGGAAGCATTCTGCTAGATTTAGTGGAGAATTTTCCGAACCAGCCAGATAAAGAAAAATCAATTGCGCCTGTTTCTCCACCTGATTTGACAGTCAACGCCAAGAAACTGAAAGCTTTGTCTAGAGTAAGTGAGACAGGCCCTGATGGACTTCTTCCCCCACATATTCTCTATCTCATAGATCTTGGAATGAATCTTGATCAGATTAAGGGAATAACAAGCAGATTCCCTGCATTTGCTTATTACAGCTTGGAAGGCAAAATTAAGCCAATTGTTGAGTTCCTTCTTGATCTTGGTATAGCTAAAACAGACCTTCCAACCATACTTGTGAAAAGGCCACAACTTTGTGGAATCAGTCTttccgaaaatctcataccTACAATGGCATTCTTGGAAGATTTGGGGGTGGACAAGAGACGATGGGCCAAAGTTATATACCGCTTTCCTGCACTTCTTACATACAGCAGGCAAAAGGTCGAGGCAACTGTCGCTTTCCTTTACGAGATGGGCCTCTCAGCAGAGAGCATAGGTAAGATTCTAACTCGTTGTCCAAACATTATAAGTTACAGCGTGGAGGATAAACTACGGCCCACATCTGAGTACTTTCAGTCATTGGGGGTTGATGTTGCTTTACTTTTGCACCGGTGTCCCCAAACTTTTGGTCTTAGCATCGAGGCCAATCTGAAGCCTGTGACAGAATTTTTCATGAAAAGGGGATACAGTGTAGCAGAAATTGGTACCATGATTACAAGATATGGAGCTTTATATACATTCAGCTTGGCAGAAAATCTGTTACCGAAGTGGGAGTTCTTTTTAACCATGGATTATTCGAACGAAGAGCTTGTAAAATTCCCTCAGTATTTCGGCTACAGTTTGGAAGAACGGATAAAACCAAGATATGCATTAGTAAAGGAGTCTGGAGTCAGACTGCTGCTCAACCAGATCTTATCTCTATCCTACGATAACTTCGATAAGACtttgaggaaaaaaataaagaaaatgcaTTCTGATAAGGCCATAATTGATACAAGTAGCAGCAAAGATTGA
- the LOC136234016 gene encoding transcription termination factor MTERF5, chloroplastic isoform X2, with product MSAFPAIRYSNLYYLDGRLLSSPRTQLSVTRRLSFCQAKSGVDGSFSSRLMPASLLAAEKEEAKAVLTLFLKKRGLSNAVAARTIKSSDELIDHLVSRLHSIHKSRYLVGRELSTLEIRDALIPYLESLLEDQGSILLDLVENFPNQPDKEKSIAPVSPPDLTVNAKKLKALSRVSETGPDGLLPPHILYLIDLGMNLDQIKGITSRFPAFAYYSLEGKIKPIVEFLLDLGIAKTDLPTILVKRPQLCGISLSENLIPTMAFLEDLGVDKRRWAKVIYRFPALLTYSRQKVEATVAFLYEMGLSAESIGKILTRCPNIISYSVEDKLRPTSEYFQSLGVDVALLLHRCPQTFGLSIEANLKPVTEFFMKRGYSVAEIGTMITRYGALYTFSLAENLLPKWEFFLTMDYSNEELVKFPQYFGYSLEERIKPRYALVKESGVRLLLNQILSLSYDNFDKTLRKKIKKMHSDKAIIDTSSSKD from the exons ATGAGTGCATTTCCTGCAATCCGTTATTCAAACCTCTATTATCTTGATGGACGACTCCTTTCGTCTCCAAG GACTCAGCTCTCGGTCACTAGGAGACTCTCCTTTTGCCAAGCAAAGTCTG GAGTAGATGGATCGTTCAGCTCAAGGTTGATGCCTGCATCCCTGTTGGCggcagaaaaagaagaagccaAGGCTGTCTTAACGTTGTTCCTGAAGAAACGAGGTTTGAGCAATGCAGTTGCTGCAAGAACTATCAAGTCGTCAGACGAGCTCATTGACCACCTTGTCTCAAGGCTTCATTCTATTCATAAATCTCGATATCTAGTAG GGAGAGAGCTCTCAACTCTAGAAATCAGGGATGCTCTTATTCCATACCTTGAATCTCTGCTTGAAGACCAAGGAAGCATTCTGCTAGATTTAGTGGAGAATTTTCCGAACCAGCCAGATAAAGAAAAATCAATTGCGCCTGTTTCTCCACCTGATTTGACAGTCAACGCCAAGAAACTGAAAGCTTTGTCTAGAGTAAGTGAGACAGGCCCTGATGGACTTCTTCCCCCACATATTCTCTATCTCATAGATCTTGGAATGAATCTTGATCAGATTAAGGGAATAACAAGCAGATTCCCTGCATTTGCTTATTACAGCTTGGAAGGCAAAATTAAGCCAATTGTTGAGTTCCTTCTTGATCTTGGTATAGCTAAAACAGACCTTCCAACCATACTTGTGAAAAGGCCACAACTTTGTGGAATCAGTCTttccgaaaatctcataccTACAATGGCATTCTTGGAAGATTTGGGGGTGGACAAGAGACGATGGGCCAAAGTTATATACCGCTTTCCTGCACTTCTTACATACAGCAGGCAAAAGGTCGAGGCAACTGTCGCTTTCCTTTACGAGATGGGCCTCTCAGCAGAGAGCATAGGTAAGATTCTAACTCGTTGTCCAAACATTATAAGTTACAGCGTGGAGGATAAACTACGGCCCACATCTGAGTACTTTCAGTCATTGGGGGTTGATGTTGCTTTACTTTTGCACCGGTGTCCCCAAACTTTTGGTCTTAGCATCGAGGCCAATCTGAAGCCTGTGACAGAATTTTTCATGAAAAGGGGATACAGTGTAGCAGAAATTGGTACCATGATTACAAGATATGGAGCTTTATATACATTCAGCTTGGCAGAAAATCTGTTACCGAAGTGGGAGTTCTTTTTAACCATGGATTATTCGAACGAAGAGCTTGTAAAATTCCCTCAGTATTTCGGCTACAGTTTGGAAGAACGGATAAAACCAAGATATGCATTAGTAAAGGAGTCTGGAGTCAGACTGCTGCTCAACCAGATCTTATCTCTATCCTACGATAACTTCGATAAGACtttgaggaaaaaaataaagaaaatgcaTTCTGATAAGGCCATAATTGATACAAGTAGCAGCAAAGATTGA
- the LOC136234016 gene encoding transcription termination factor MTERF5, chloroplastic isoform X1: MSAFPAIRYSNLYYLDGRLLSSPRTQLSVTRRLSFCQAKSADAGVDGSFSSRLMPASLLAAEKEEAKAVLTLFLKKRGLSNAVAARTIKSSDELIDHLVSRLHSIHKSRYLVGRELSTLEIRDALIPYLESLLEDQGSILLDLVENFPNQPDKEKSIAPVSPPDLTVNAKKLKALSRVSETGPDGLLPPHILYLIDLGMNLDQIKGITSRFPAFAYYSLEGKIKPIVEFLLDLGIAKTDLPTILVKRPQLCGISLSENLIPTMAFLEDLGVDKRRWAKVIYRFPALLTYSRQKVEATVAFLYEMGLSAESIGKILTRCPNIISYSVEDKLRPTSEYFQSLGVDVALLLHRCPQTFGLSIEANLKPVTEFFMKRGYSVAEIGTMITRYGALYTFSLAENLLPKWEFFLTMDYSNEELVKFPQYFGYSLEERIKPRYALVKESGVRLLLNQILSLSYDNFDKTLRKKIKKMHSDKAIIDTSSSKD, from the exons ATGAGTGCATTTCCTGCAATCCGTTATTCAAACCTCTATTATCTTGATGGACGACTCCTTTCGTCTCCAAG GACTCAGCTCTCGGTCACTAGGAGACTCTCCTTTTGCCAAGCAAAGTCTG CTGATGCAGGAGTAGATGGATCGTTCAGCTCAAGGTTGATGCCTGCATCCCTGTTGGCggcagaaaaagaagaagccaAGGCTGTCTTAACGTTGTTCCTGAAGAAACGAGGTTTGAGCAATGCAGTTGCTGCAAGAACTATCAAGTCGTCAGACGAGCTCATTGACCACCTTGTCTCAAGGCTTCATTCTATTCATAAATCTCGATATCTAGTAG GGAGAGAGCTCTCAACTCTAGAAATCAGGGATGCTCTTATTCCATACCTTGAATCTCTGCTTGAAGACCAAGGAAGCATTCTGCTAGATTTAGTGGAGAATTTTCCGAACCAGCCAGATAAAGAAAAATCAATTGCGCCTGTTTCTCCACCTGATTTGACAGTCAACGCCAAGAAACTGAAAGCTTTGTCTAGAGTAAGTGAGACAGGCCCTGATGGACTTCTTCCCCCACATATTCTCTATCTCATAGATCTTGGAATGAATCTTGATCAGATTAAGGGAATAACAAGCAGATTCCCTGCATTTGCTTATTACAGCTTGGAAGGCAAAATTAAGCCAATTGTTGAGTTCCTTCTTGATCTTGGTATAGCTAAAACAGACCTTCCAACCATACTTGTGAAAAGGCCACAACTTTGTGGAATCAGTCTttccgaaaatctcataccTACAATGGCATTCTTGGAAGATTTGGGGGTGGACAAGAGACGATGGGCCAAAGTTATATACCGCTTTCCTGCACTTCTTACATACAGCAGGCAAAAGGTCGAGGCAACTGTCGCTTTCCTTTACGAGATGGGCCTCTCAGCAGAGAGCATAGGTAAGATTCTAACTCGTTGTCCAAACATTATAAGTTACAGCGTGGAGGATAAACTACGGCCCACATCTGAGTACTTTCAGTCATTGGGGGTTGATGTTGCTTTACTTTTGCACCGGTGTCCCCAAACTTTTGGTCTTAGCATCGAGGCCAATCTGAAGCCTGTGACAGAATTTTTCATGAAAAGGGGATACAGTGTAGCAGAAATTGGTACCATGATTACAAGATATGGAGCTTTATATACATTCAGCTTGGCAGAAAATCTGTTACCGAAGTGGGAGTTCTTTTTAACCATGGATTATTCGAACGAAGAGCTTGTAAAATTCCCTCAGTATTTCGGCTACAGTTTGGAAGAACGGATAAAACCAAGATATGCATTAGTAAAGGAGTCTGGAGTCAGACTGCTGCTCAACCAGATCTTATCTCTATCCTACGATAACTTCGATAAGACtttgaggaaaaaaataaagaaaatgcaTTCTGATAAGGCCATAATTGATACAAGTAGCAGCAAAGATTGA